Sequence from the Argentina anserina chromosome 7, drPotAnse1.1, whole genome shotgun sequence genome:
TTCATTAGGCTTCCGTTAGTTTTCCGAGTAAACCGCCGACCAGAAAAGCAAGGCGAAGATGATGGGAGGGCAAATCCAGATTGGGTCAAAGCCTCAGATTAGTATCTATAGGAGAAGACCAAGACAGATTTCTGAAGACAAGGTAAACACTTTAAACTCTCTCTCGGATGCGTTAGTTATGTTTTTGGATTAAAGTTGTTGAACTATTGAAAGTATCGGAATTTGGTTGGATTTATAtaattcttgtttttttttggattgaaTCGAAATAGTTGTTGTATTGTAAGGATGCGGATTGCTGCTTGGTGAAGAGAAGGAGATTATTGAACAGGTGTGAGCGCAGTAGCTTGTTAATGATTGACAGAATCAGTGAGTTGCCTTGTGAAATTCTGGTTAATGTGTTGTCTCTATTGCCGCTAAAGGAAGCAGCAGGCACGAGTGTTCTTTCTAGGAGATGGCGTCATGTGTGGGAGTCTACTATGAAGCTCAACTTTGATTCTAGTACTTATGTATCGCGTCGTAATGACCAggattttgttttgaatttcatGCACTtggaagaaaaattgaaacatGAACACATGGATAGCTATGTCAATTGGGTGAATCGGATTGTGGAACGTCACAGAGGCTCAAAGATTAAACAATTCAGGGCTTgcttttttctgggtttgcgGTGTTCGTATAGTATTGATGGGTGGATTCGATTTGCAGCCGAGAAGAGTGTTGAACTACTTGAACTGGACCTTTCTCCAGGCACTTTGTTTCCTCTTGATGCCAAAAATTCAGTCCCCTGCTATCGAAAAGACGGATTTTCTCAATATCAATTTTGTGTTGAGAAACAATCTGCTTTGGGACAACAGTGTTCTCATATTCCAAATCTGAGCTCTCGTGTACCCGATATTCGTTTCAAGTCCCTCAAAGTCCTTCACTTGAGAAATGTTGGTGTTACGGGAGAAGTTTTGGAGTATCTCTTGTCTGACTGTCCTGTTCTTGAAAAATTAACAGTGAGCGTCTCCAAAAACTTGGTTAGTTTAAGAGTCGCCGGTCCATCAATTGCATTGAAGTATCTGAGGATAGAAAATTGTACTAACATCAAAAGAGTTGAGATTAGTGATGCGAACATTATTTCGTTTAGTTATTTTGGATATGGTGTGGTAGAGTTGCTGCTCAGTAATCTACCAATGTTGGTTGATGTATCCCTTGTTAAGTTGTTCCACATACCTGATTGTATAAATCTTGCTTTCACCCAGCTTTCAAGTTACGTTTCTCAGATCCAATTTATGACCCTGGACATTAAGGGAGTGGTTAGTATGTGTAATTACATGCACTGTGGTAATTTTTCGAACTTCTTTTACATTATGTAAGTTCCTTACGCGTTGTTTTGCCTTTCAGATGTTTGAGGATCTTACAATTCCTACACTAGCAAATCTCAAATATCTGGAACTAATAGTTCATCCAGGATATAATTGGTGTCTTTATCAGTTGTCTTCTTTCTTGAAGGCTTCTCCTTACCTGACAAGACTTGTATTGAAGGTATGTAGCACTTGGTAATTTAATAACTTTACAGTTTGTATCTCTGCACTCATGAGCATCTTTCATAAAATTTGCCTGGTCCTCATATGATTTTAACTTACTGTTCAATTATAATTGGAAGCCTTGAATCTTTGGCGTGATGTTTCTTATGTTAATTTCGCTTCATGGTCCTCATCTTATTAACAAAATCAAATGCTGTTAAAGGTGATGTCAGTCATTTTATATgcaaattaaaaaatttaaggGTGAGCTTCTAATGAGTACTTTATAATATGGAGTGACTGAGTACTTTTAATGTATTGGTTGGATAGTGTTTAAATGTGTCCCTTAAACCGGACCCTTATTTTAatgttttcaaatttcaaaacg
This genomic interval carries:
- the LOC126801763 gene encoding F-box/LRR-repeat protein At3g58900-like isoform X1; the encoded protein is MMGGQIQIGSKPQISIYRRRPRQISEDKLLYCKDADCCLVKRRRLLNRCERSSLLMIDRISELPCEILVNVLSLLPLKEAAGTSVLSRRWRHVWESTMKLNFDSSTYVSRRNDQDFVLNFMHLEEKLKHEHMDSYVNWVNRIVERHRGSKIKQFRACFFLGLRCSYSIDGWIRFAAEKSVELLELDLSPGTLFPLDAKNSVPCYRKDGFSQYQFCVEKQSALGQQCSHIPNLSSRVPDIRFKSLKVLHLRNVGVTGEVLEYLLSDCPVLEKLTVSVSKNLVSLRVAGPSIALKYLRIENCTNIKRVEISDANIISFSYFGYGVVELLLSNLPMLVDVSLVKLFHIPDCINLAFTQLSSYVSQIQFMTLDIKGVMFEDLTIPTLANLKYLELIVHPGYNWCLYQLSSFLKASPYLTRLVLKFVYWTYLEPEESKEVIECHHCNLKDVEIVGYRGITSVIQHVTYLVQIAVALEKLVIDPTQLRRLPPNVDREIEHSRVEKEARDHAKQYLIPKLNLSSSAEFVCL
- the LOC126801763 gene encoding F-box/LRR-repeat protein At3g58900-like isoform X2, with product MMGGQIQIGSKPQISIYRRRPRQISEDKDADCCLVKRRRLLNRCERSSLLMIDRISELPCEILVNVLSLLPLKEAAGTSVLSRRWRHVWESTMKLNFDSSTYVSRRNDQDFVLNFMHLEEKLKHEHMDSYVNWVNRIVERHRGSKIKQFRACFFLGLRCSYSIDGWIRFAAEKSVELLELDLSPGTLFPLDAKNSVPCYRKDGFSQYQFCVEKQSALGQQCSHIPNLSSRVPDIRFKSLKVLHLRNVGVTGEVLEYLLSDCPVLEKLTVSVSKNLVSLRVAGPSIALKYLRIENCTNIKRVEISDANIISFSYFGYGVVELLLSNLPMLVDVSLVKLFHIPDCINLAFTQLSSYVSQIQFMTLDIKGVMFEDLTIPTLANLKYLELIVHPGYNWCLYQLSSFLKASPYLTRLVLKFVYWTYLEPEESKEVIECHHCNLKDVEIVGYRGITSVIQHVTYLVQIAVALEKLVIDPTQLRRLPPNVDREIEHSRVEKEARDHAKQYLIPKLNLSSSAEFVCL